Sequence from the Hoplias malabaricus isolate fHopMal1 chromosome 10, fHopMal1.hap1, whole genome shotgun sequence genome:
TAATAATAAAACTACAAAACggtcctgtatggtcagtggaactcagagaatggacagtgagtgtagaaacaaggaggtgaccATTATGTTAtagctgatcagtgtatatttgtAAGTCGATTTTTCACTAGTAATTAAAGATAGGAGAGTGTAAATTTCCATGTAAATCAGTGGTGTCATAAGACTAGTCAATATTATATTATGGATATGTCTTCCTGAAGCTTACACAGATTCAAAGCTGTTACACAGACATTTAGATATATAGACAGCCTATATTGCCAAACATATACACTCAATATATGTACACAGTCTAGTGCTACACTCCATAGATGTACACAGTCTAGTgttacactgagataaacagaGTTATGAACAGCCTACTGTCACAGTAAAAAGAAATCACTCAGCCAGAACACCTGTGTGGGGCTCATTTGCAAACCCATACAGGAGCCCCAAGTGTGGTCTTAGGTATAAATGTTGGCCCCACATGTGGATGCCTTCTAGGATTAGTGATGGGATCACTACAGCTTTAATATAGGGCCAGCTTTAACACGTGGGCCAAATCTAAGGTGTTTTGGCTGGATACAGTTTAATTGCACCCAGAAATATCACAACATTTGAAAGATGCTTAACCCTTTAAACATGTTGGTCTCAGCAGGAAGCAACTTCCTTCAAGTAATTATAAACATGAAGTGTATCgggtaaatattttttaaatatggctAAAAGTTGACCTTGCCTTGACATGACCTGTCTGCCAGCAGGCTATTTAGAAGAAGATAAAATGTTTGCTGCCGGCAGATAcgtgctttaaaaaaatgagtGAGCCTCATGCAGGAAAATACCTTGATAATGatatcacagacacagcataAATATCAGGAGATTTTAGATCGGAACTTGTCTGGGTCATTATTAGATCCTTCAGCAGATCAATAATCAAAAGCATATTAAATACTGATTCACCGTTGGCACAATCCACTTGGGTATCACAGCTGCTTATACTAAACCACACTAAACCTTTGCCAAGCCGAAGTGGATATGCTCTGACAAAGCACTTTTAATGATCTGGAGCCATCTATTTTTCCGTAGGGAAAAATATATCTGGAAAATATAAAATGGAAATGATATAGTGGACACTATCtctttttgaataaataaataagtcagATATCTTAATGTATCCACCCATTGACTTTGTTTTTCAATCTGATTTTAGCCAGAAGTATAAAGGCAGCACTAAGATTTGTCAATCAATATGTTTGGAGtgcttaaaaatgtgtttaacacagatttagacaTGACAATAGCAGTAATTAGAGGGCTATGGATAGTGAAGTAAATAGTAGCTCCAGTCCCTGTGAAGGAGgggccactgtgtgtgtgtgtgtgtgtgtgtgtgtgtgtgtgtgtgtgtgtgtgatgctgtaCTGTTGTCATGAAGAATTCCTGCGTTTGTCTGAATGGGGCTCTTGAAGCGTGAACTGCCCTCCCTTGTCGCTGCGGTTATGGCGGCGCCTGTCGCGGAGCCCGAAGCAGAGCTCGAGTCTCTCTCTCCGCGGCAGAAACGTCTGTCTCCAGTTAACGGGACCGTGAAGACGGAGGAGGTGGCGGAGGTTCTGGGGCGCTTTCTAGACCCCGCCAACGACCTTTCCGACGAAATGCCTGCCGTCAAACCCATGGAGGAGCTGCTCAACGATTTTGACGAAAAGTTAAACGCATGCTTTCGACATCTCTGCACCAAAAGCGACGAAACAGCCGCGGTAACATCGATATCTGAGGATACCGTCTTAAAACACGACGAGTAAGTGGGAGAGTGGGCGCTATGATACGGACCTCGAGGGGGTTGTTATGTTGCCTGAGGCGTTACATCAAATTGAAGGCTCAAGAAGTGTTCCCAACGGATGTATTCTGCTTCTGCACGGAATATGACAACAGCCCGCGAGTGTAGCTCTATTTTCTCATGAAACGTGCTGTCACTGTTAGCaatgttactattattattatttacatgctttgttcatttcatGTTCTGTCGGTTGTATCAATTACTTAACACTGGGCTGTGTAATAAAGCGtcattgtgttgtttgtgtgacACATTACACTGAAGGGTAGCGTTACAGTATCTCAAGTAGCCAGGCGCCCTGTTTACGTGGTATCACGTGACCACTGGAGACTGGAAATGCTTTTTCCACGTAGATGATTTGATTTTTCTCGAACTGTAAGTTGGTCCAGTAATATTTAATCAATACACTACATGTCCAAATCCTTTAGAATTGTTTAATTCAGCTCTATTTAAACTGGAACCGTGTCCTAACTCCTTTATATACTTGACCTCAGAGGAAAGGTGGAATGAGCAATTATGCAAACTGTTGGAAATGGTGTACACTGAAGTTAGCTTCCTGAAACCACAATATTATATTACTGTGTTCCTTACCCACAACATGACTTAAACACTTGCCATGATGTAACTCGTATGACTGGTGTTGGTCCAGCATGGCCCCTTGACCATTTTTCTGAGGTATTCTGGTGCCTagtttttactgaaggtaattTGAAGAGGTTGGCTTTTAGAGGCAGATCATACAGTGACATGGCTCTTAGATAATGGAAAACTCATTTCCTATCCGCCTGCTGCTGCTTCAAAGCCTTGCTCAGAAATGCTCTGCCTCTTCTCCCAATGCTCTGACACATAGTCCCTCTCCAAACATTACCTTCCTCATCCATCATTCATCATATCTTACTGgatttagttttttgtttttcttatttgaTTTATCACTGTGGTTAAATGAGTTCTATGTTATAGCCAGATTATATTAACACATTCTTTGTTAAATACTGTTTATGTTCCTTACTTTCTGCCTTGGTTCAGTTTTATGAATTGACCCAAGCACCTTTCGCTGTGAAAAGACATTTTAGAAATTATTATTTCACAATTCATAAACACTTCATGGAAGCTTCCTCCTCCAGTTTAGAGATGCAGTGATTTGTTACAACACTACACTATCGTATGTTTTTGGTAATTGACATCCCTTTTCTGTCCTAGAATATGGAAGGCATTGACAGATAATTATGGCAATGTCATGCCTGTGGACTGGTATCAGTCTCGTGTTCGTGCACTTCACCTCCCAACCCTTAACATAGAGGAGAGACCTGTGAGTTAAACTCCTATGTCCTTGGTTCTGTTCTTTACTTTTGGTTGAATAAAGTCAGCAGAATGTTTGACTGGATTAAACGTTGTCCATTGTTTGTTACTACAGAGGGAGAACAATGTGAACTTGGATGTGTCTGATGATGAGGAGCTGAGGGAACATATGGACATGCATTCAATCATTGTGTCCTGCATCAACGAGGAGCCCCTCTTCACTGCAGAGCAGGTATTTTATCACAGTTTCAACTACGACCGCAAGAAGCATTTTATAGCTGTGTTTATAGATTCAAAGAGTAGAATATATCTGTATAAAATTTAAGAGTTGATTTGTTCATCCCATGATGGACTGGATTCAACCACATATGCCTTCTAGAGGATGTGTAGCTAGGATCTATCATAATTTAATAGAAGCCTCTATAAAGCCTCTTTCTGTTACTGCACTATGGGACATGGAGCTTGCTCCCTTAAATATTACCCCAGGATGGGAAACTATTTGGCCTAACCTTTGTAGAACATCAAAACATGTAGCCCATCAGCTCATTCCTTTTAAGCTTATTCATAGAGCATACCTTACACCTTATAGAAGATTTAAAATGAAGATTCAGACTACCTATAACTGTCATATATGTGCCACTACTGCGCCAGGTACAGTTTTACATattctctggaaatgtaccttCATTGTAAAATTCTGGAAATATTTAA
This genomic interval carries:
- the fez2a gene encoding fasciculation and elongation protein zeta-2 isoform X3 is translated as MGLLKRELPSLVAAVMAAPVAEPEAELESLSPRQKRLSPVNGTVKTEEVAEVLGRFLDPANDLSDEMPAVKPMEELLNDFDEKLNACFRHLCTKSDETAAVTSISEDTVLKHDEIWKALTDNYGNVMPVDWYQSRVRALHLPTLNIEERPRENNVNLDVSDDEELREHMDMHSIIVSCINEEPLFTAEQVIEEIEEMMKDSPDMEAEHNSQSNLIQGSISTSHSFEERVRNLSVAELNELLEEVETAIRSYSEELVQHLALRDELDFEKEVKNSFISVLIDVQNRQKEHRERLKKKRKLKNGAGVQHSRAERLPTSYLTTVIPYEKKGGPPSVEDLQVLTKILQAMRDESDKVPSLLTDYILKVLCPT